From the Primulina tabacum isolate GXHZ01 chromosome 3, ASM2559414v2, whole genome shotgun sequence genome, one window contains:
- the LOC142540568 gene encoding transcription factor bHLH30-like has product MPVVRSLVLDGEKGELVNSSGRVGKNKGVSEAKNMAALKNHREAERRRRDKINAHLATLRGLVPCNEKMDKAALLAEVISQVKQLKKTATQANEGLHLPMDTDEVNIEKIEGSDGSFLLRTSLCCEYRPDLLSDLRRAIKNLPVHLTKCEISTLGVRVKTVFLLDITKEVIANSAENQELIITNSVRSTLSNILDKVSALAEYEQQLVFPQKRQRISYLDSSCSSS; this is encoded by the exons ATGCCAGTTGTGCGATCATTGGTGTTGGATGGTGAGAAGGGGGAGTTGGTGAATTCTTCAGGGAGAGTGGGGAAGAATAAAGGTGTTTCTGAGGCAAAAAATATGGCTGCTTTAAAGAACCACAGAGAGGCAGAGAGGAGGAGAAGAGACAAAATCAATGCACATCTCGCCACCCTTCGAGGTCTGGTACCTTGCAATGAAAAG ATGGATAAAGCCGCTCTACTGGCTGAAGTCATCAGCCAAGTGAAACAGTTGAAGAAAACTGCAACACAAGCCAACGAAGGCTTACACCTACCAATGGACACGGATGAAGTAAACATTGAAAAAATTGAGGGAAGTGATGGTTCATTCTTGCTGAGGACTTCTCTTTGCTGTGAGTACAGGCCTGATCTCCTGTCTGATTTAAGACGGGCTATAAAGAATCTTCCTGTTCATTTAACAAAATGTGAGATTTCAACTTTGGGAGTTCGTGTAAAGACAGTATTCTTGCTTGATATTACCAAGGAAGTTATCGCCAACAGTGCTGAAAATCAAGAACTCATCATCACGAATTCAGTTCGTTCAACTTTGAGCAACATTCTTGATAAGGTCTCGGCTTTGGCGGAATACGAGCAACAGTTGGTATTTCCTCAGAAGAGGCAAAGGATTTCTTACTTGGATTCTTCATGCTCTTCTTCATGA